The DNA segment GTTGTAGTGCAGGCCCGTTTCGGGGTCCTCGTACTGCCCCGGGAAACGCAGCGGTGTGTGAGCGATCGCGTTCCGATTGCGTGTGGTGACGCCCCACAGCGTGGCACGGGAGCGCCAGGCGATGGTGCCCTGCTCATCGACCAGTTCGGTGGGGGTGCCGACGAGGTCGGTGACGACGGCGAAGAATCGGGAGTCGAACTCGTCCTGGCGTCCCGGCTTGCGCTCCAGCTGCGTGAGGGGGCGGTGGCCGTCGTGGTCCCAGGTGAGGATGACGCCGGTGGTGCCGTCCGTCTGCTCGGCGAGGCGCGTTTCGTCCCAGGTGAAGTGCACCGCTTCGGCCGCGGTGACGCCGTCCTCCGCCATGCGGTACTTGGCGGTGCGGCGGCCCATCGGGTCGTAGGTGTAGTGCCACCGGGTGCCGTCGGGGGTGACGCAGGCGACGAGGTGGTCCTCGGCGTCCCACTCGTAGCGCCAGGTGTCGGGCTTCTTCGACAGGCGGCGCTTCTGCCGCAGCACCATGCGGCCCGCGTCGTCGTATTCGTACCGGACCGTGCCGGCGGAGAGCAGACGGGTGTCGGTGTAGGTCCGGGAGCCTCGGGCCTCGGTGCGCGGCGCCTTGTCGGGCCAGTTGGCCACGGTCTGGTTGCCTGCCTGGTCGTAGGCGTAGGACTCGGTCCAGCCTTCGGCGGTGACCGTCAACGGGCGTCCCACCCGGTCCAGTTCCATCTCCTTGCTCGTCCCCGTCACCTCGTCGGTGATGGCGGAGACGTAGTTGTCCGCCCGGTACGCGTAGGTGCCGGCCCGAACGACCCCGCCCGGAGTGGTAAGCCCCTGTGCGACGGGGCGGCCAGCCATGTCCCAGGCTGTGGTCATGGCGACCTGCGAGGCGGTCGCGCCCAGTGCGCGGACGAGTTCATGGCCGAGGAGGTCGTGAGTGAACTCCATCCGGTGGCCGTCGGAGGTCAGGGAGGTACGGTTGCCTGCCTGGTCGTAGGCGAGTTCGGTGTACGCGCCGGTGGGCGTGGTGCGGGAGGTGCGACGCCCCATGAAGTCGTAGGTGTAGCGGGTGGTGCGTCCGTCGACGGTTTCCGACAGCAGGTTCCCCGTGATGTCCCGCTCGAAAGTGAGCGTGGAGGTGGGGGACACCGCGCGGAGGAGCGCGCCTGCGGCGTCATAGGTGTAGTCGGTCCGCACCCCGGCCACGTCCTTGGACGTCAGCTGACCGAGTTCGTTGTACGTGTAGCCGATCTCCTCGCCGAGCGGTGTCGTGCGGGAGGTGATCCGGCCCAGCGCGTCGTGGGCGTAACGGATTTCGCGGTTGTCGAAGTCGGCCTCCTTGATGAGACGGCCGACGCGGTCGTAGGTGTAATCCCAGGTCAGGCCCTGCGGGTTGGTGACTCGGGTGGGGCGGAGCTCGGCGTCGTAGACGAAGGTGGACCGGGCGCCGTCGGGGTCGGTACGCGCCGCGAGCCGGTCGAAATGCGTGTACTCGAAACGGGTGGTGGCACCTGCGGGGTTGGTGTGCGTGAGGCAGTTGCCCTCGCCGTCCCAGGTGAGGCGTTCGGTGCGGCCATCGATTGCTGTGCGCTCCGCTACGCGGCCTTCGACGGTCCATACCGTGCGGGTGATCGCACCCAGTGGGTCGGTGAGGACGGTGGGGCGGCCGAACGAGTCGCGTTCGAGCAGGGCGGTTCCGCCGGAGGCATCCGTGATGGAGAGGGGCAGACCGGCGGCGTCGTTGTCATACGTGGCTGCTGCGCCCGAGGCGTCAGTCGCGGTCGCGATGGCACCCGCGCGGTCGTGGGTGAACCTGAGGGTGCCCCCGTCCGGCCCGGTCATGGCAGTGGGATTGCCCCGCTCGTCGTACGCACAGTGCCAGGTCGTCCCGTCGTGACCGGTCGAGGACACCGGAAGGTTCAGCTCGTTGTACGTCGCCGTGGACCGGCTGCCGTCCGGGAGTTCGATGACGGTGGGGTTGTGGGCCCGGTCGTACGCGAAGCGGGTGGTGTGGCCGAGGGCATCGGTGCGGGCGAGGAGGGCGTCGTAGCGGTCCCACTCGGAGGTGGTGGTGTGGCCCAGCGGGTCCGTCTCACCGACGACCTGGTAGAGGTCGTTGAGCTGGTAGACGGTGGTGGCGCCGCAGGCGTCGGTGTAGTGGGTGCGGTGCTCGACCGTGTCGTAGGACCACTGCGAGGAGAGGCAGCCGTCGGGGCCGACGGTCTCGGTGATGCGGTTCTCGTCGTCGTGGACGTAGCGGTACGTGGAGGCGTTCCGGTCCGTCCAGGAGGTGATGCGGGACTGCTCGTCGTAGCCGAACAGCAGGGGCCGGCCGGAGGAGTTGACGACGTGGGTGAGGTTGCCGTCCGCGTCGTGCTCGTAGGACATGACCTCGACGGGGCCGTCGGGTGTGGCGACCGAGAGGCCGGTGATCAGGCCGGCGATGCAGCGGACGTCGACGCGGTAGCCGCCGGAGTGCAGCAGCGTGGTCGGGGTGCCGTCTTCCAGGCGCTCGACGGTGACCTCGTTGCCGTTGCGGTCGTGCCAACCGCTCAGCCAGTACAGGCCGTTCTCGTCGTCGGGGTGGTCCGCGAAGGTCCGCACGAGACCCGTGTGCGGGTCGGCGACGCGATAGGTGGCTCGGTCCTCGGTGCCGGTTCCCGCACGGGCCAGCGGGAGACGCGGACCTTCCTCGGGCAGCACCCCCTCGCGCTCGCCCGATTCGGCACCGGGAAGCCCCGCGTAGAACAGAATCGACCCGTCCTCACGGGTCCATGACACCCGCCCCCGCTCGTTGACCTCCAGGCGCTCGTCGAGGGTGGAGGCCCAGGAGGGGCCGAAGAACTGGCCGTAGCGGTAGGACGACAGATACGTACGGGAGACCGCGAGCGGCAGGACGCCGGGCAGCGCCAGATCGGTCTGCTGCAACAGCATTTCGCCGCTGGCCACATCGACCGGGTCGGTCGCACACGTGCGCTTGTCGACGCCGCGTCCGGTGAGACGGGAGTTTGGCGATTTGACGGAGTTGGGCTTGACGTTCTTGAGGGCCGAGCCGATCCCCTTGACGCCCTTGAGGAGCGCGCCGCCGCCCGCGACCAGGCCGACGACGTCGAGGACGATTTCGCCGATGTTCCAGTCGCCGGTCTCGGCCATGATCGACATGTTGATGCCCAGTGATGCCGCGCCGGCGACGAAGGCCCCGATGGTGAGCGCGATCCCGAGTCCTTGCAGGCCGGGTACCAGCATTGCCAGCACGCCGAGCACGGCGCTGATGATGGCGAGGGCCTTGCTGAAGGTCTTTTTGATCTTGTCCCAGAGGCTGTAGCCGTCGACGGATTCGTCGCGGGCGTCGTCCAGTTTCCCGGCGGCGACGGCGGCGTCTTCCTCGCGGATCTGGCGGGCGTCCTCGGCGAGCATGCGGGCGGCGTCGAGGTCGGCCTGGGCGTCGTCGGCCTGTGCCTGGGCGCTGGACTGTTTGCTGTGGGCCTCGTCGAGGGCGCGGCGGGTGCTGGCGCGGGCTTCCTTGTCGTCCGGCGGGTGCTTCTGGCCGTCGAGGTGGCTGATGTCGGCGCCGGCCGCCTTGACCACGTCGGTGGCGGACTCGAGGCGGTCCTTTGCCTCGCGTCCCTTCTCCAAGGCGTTGTCGGCGTTGCGCTGCTGATCACGTAGCGAGTGGACGTATGTGTCGAGCGCGCCGGCGGCCTGGTCGTAGGAGCTGTGCAGCTTGCGCACCTGGTTGGCCAGGTCGCCCAGCTTGTCCCGGAGTTTGTCCATCGTCTTGCCCTCGCCGACCTGGTTGTTCTCCAGGCCGGAGACGAGGGGCAGGGCGTCGCCCGCGTTGTCGGCGACGGAGCGGTACTGGCGGGCCAGATCGCCGAGCATGTCCGCATCGCCGGGGGTCGGGTCGTCCGAGAACCCGAAGACGTCTTCCCAATCGGACACCGCTGGACGCGCCATGGTCGCGACCTCACTTTCCCTGTGCTGCGTCGGTCGTGTCGGCTGCGTCGCTCGTGTCGGCCTGGACGTCGAAGCGGAGCGACTCGGCGATCGCGTCGAAGACCTCGTAGAACTGCTCCGCCAGGTCCACGTTGGGAGTGGAGCTGGCGATCACCAGGTAGTCGTGGGTGTGGGGCACCGGGACGAGGGTGTGCCGCACCGCGGTGGGAACCCGCTTCCCCTGGTAGTCCACGTCCTCGACGCGGGAGATCCGCCCGGCCGCCCCGGCATGCGGCAGTTCCACCAACTCCACCTCGCCGGGCGGCAGTCCGGTGCCTTCCGCCTCGGTGCCGAGCTGCACGCCGGCGGCCATGACGAGGTCCGCCAGATCCTCCGACTCCCCCTCGGGAACGGTGATCCGCAGCACCACCGTCGTGGCGCTGAGCACCAGCGGCCCGCTGCCCGCGCGGAGAATCCTGATCATTCCCGAGGCTCGCAGCGCACCCTGCGCATGCGCCTCGCGGGCGATGCGCCGGGTGTTGCGGATCAGCCCGTCCACCCGCTCGCGGGGGAGCTGGGGGGACTTCTCCACCTGTGCCTCGATGCGACGGCGGATCGACGCGTCCCGCGTGCTCGGGTCGAGGTCGAGATGCCACCACGAATCGGGGAACCTCAGGCTGTATTCCGCGGGCGCGGCCGCCTCCGGCTGCTCCGTGGTCGGTTCCGACATGGCGCTGTTCCCTTCGGCGCGACGTTCCTCCGTCACGCGTCCTGCTGGTCTTCGTCCAGCGACTTGATGGTCTCGTCGTCCGTCTGCGTGAAGTTCTCGACGATCGTGTCCGTGTTGTCGGCGAACGTCTTCACGTTGTCGTGAACCCGCTCGTGACCCGCCACCCACGCCTTGTCGAACGCGTCGAGGGCGTCCGCGAGCGTGCTGTCGCCGGCCACGCTCTTGAAGTCCCCCGAGCCGCCGGCGGCGTGGTAGAGCGTCGCGGAGTTCCCGATCAGATCCCCGATGTTCTGGAGCTCCTTGACGGTGTCCTTCAGATCCTGCACGGGAACGCTGATGCGACCCACCGGTGTCTCCTCTCCGGCCGTCCGGCCGTCCGGCCCCGCCCTCACCGCGAGGACGGGGCCGGACGGTACGGGGCACGTCAGCCGATGGAGCCGGACGTCTGGTCGTCGGTGTCGACGAACGCGTCGGCGACCTGCTTGATGAACTCGCTGACACCCTGCAGGCCCTCGATCGCCTTCTCGGTGCCGTTCTTGTACTCCTCCCAGTACGGGCGGAACTTGCTCTCCGAACCGGGGGTGGCGTAGGCCGCCTCGACCATCTCGTCCATCTTGGTGTTGGCCTCGTGCAGGCTCTGCTGCATCAGTTCCTTCTGGTTCTGCAGCCAGGTCGACGCCTCCCGCATCTCCTCCGGGCTGATCTGGATGTTGCCGCCGGCCATGCCGATTCCTTCCCTCGCTCCGTATCGCCGCGGCCAACTGGGCCGCACACACGGGGCTGTACGAGCCACCCGCCCACCCGGTTCACACCTGTTGCGGAACGGTGACGAAGCGGCGGGCGGGGGCGCTGACCAGCGGGTCATGCCGGAACCCGCCCGGCCCTGACAACGCAAAAGGCCCAGGTCGCCGGCCTGGGCCTCAACTGCGGTACGGGTGACGGGAGTCGGCCCTACTGCCCGGTGGACATGCCGCTGGACGGGAGCCGTTCGCCGAGGGCGCGGTTACTTCTCCGGCCGTAGCCGGTCCAGCGTCCCGGTGACGAGCGGGTGTTGGGGGTCGATGGCGCCGACGACGCGGCGGCCGATCGTGGCCAGTTGGCGGACCTGCGCCTGGGTGAGGGCGTCGAAGACGCAGGTGCGCACGGTCTCCACATGGCCGGGGGCGGTGGCGGCCACCTTGTCGAACCCGTCGTCGGTGAGGGTGGCCACGGTGTAGCGGCCGTCGGCGGGGTCGGGGTTACGGCGTACCCAGCCGCGCTTCTCCAGCCGTCCGACGACCTGGGACAGCCGGGGAAGCGAGCCCTCCACGAACGCGGCGAGCTCGCTCATCCGCAGGGTGCGCTCGGGGACCATCGACAGCCCGGCCATCACCTGGTACTCGAAGTGGCTCAGACCGGCGTCGCGCTGCAGCTGCGCGTCCAGTGCCGCAGGGAGCCGCATCAGCATGCTGCTGAGCGCGATCCATGCCTGATCTTCCTCATCGTCCAGCCAGCGGGGCTCCTGCGGGGTCTCCATGCTCGCGATTATAGCTTCACGCGTGAAGTGATCAATTTAATGGATGACTTGCATCTTGAAGTGAATGAGCCCTAGCCTTCACTTCACGCTTTAAGTCATTGAAAGGTTTTGATCATGGTGAATGTTCTGTTGTGGGTCCTCGCGGGCGTACTCGCGGTGGCATTCCTGGCGGCCGGGGCGATGAAGCTGTCCCAGCCGAAGCAGAAGCTGGCGGCCTCGGGCATGGGCTGGACCGAGGGCGTGGGCGCGGGAACGGTGAAGCTGATCGGGGGCCTGGAGATGCTGGCCGCGCTCGGCCTGGTCCTGCCGCCCGCGCTCGGCACCGCACCGGTACTGGCGCCCCTGGCGGCCCTCGGCCTGGTGCTGGTCATGCTCGGCGCCATGGCCGTGCACGCCCGCCGCAGCGAGGCGCAGATGATCGCCGTGAATGTGGTGCTGCTCGCGCTCGCGGCCGTCGTGGCGTGGGGCCGGTTCGGGCCGTACGCCCTCTAGGCCAGGGACGGCCGGGCGGCGCGTCCCGCTGCCCCGGACGGCCGCCCGCCGTACGAACCCCGGGGCCTGAGGTCGCTCGCTGAGCTCTGGTCAACAGGGCCGCGTACGTGGGTCAGTTGGAGGCCGGAGCGCCCGGGCGGCGCCACCACGACCGGTCTCCGGTGGCGCGCCTTCCGTCACTCCAATGGGGCGCATCGGATGGCGGTTCCGTCCGCCCCATTCCTAGCCTGGGCTGGTGCGTTCGATTCGCAGAGAACGCACGAACCACTCAGAGAGGTCACAGCATGTCCCGCACCACGCTCCTCGCCCTGGCCGCTGTACCCGCGTTGGCCGTCACCCTGGCGTCCCCCGCACTGGCCGATGACGAAACCCACCCCCGCGTCGTCACCGCAGAGAGCCCGGTCCGTTCCATCGGGGCCAACCAGACCGAGACCGTCACCGTCACCTGCCCCAGGGGCACCTTCGCCGTCAGCGGTGGCTGGCTCGTGTCCTCGTCCGACATCGACGTGACGGGCAACCGCGCGGTGAGCGACAGACGGTGGTCGATCCGGTTCGAGAACGAGTCGAACCAGTCCGGCAGGGTGCAGGCCTTCGCCCGTTGCGCGACCTGACAGCTGGCACGCGCCGGGCAGGCGGACGGCCAACCAGGCCCAGGTCGCTGACCTGGGCCTCAACCATGGAGCGGGTGACGGGAATCGAAGCCGGGCTTCGAGAGCGGCTTCGGGTCCCCCGGCAGGCGTCGGCCGGGCCGGCCCATGAGCCGGCTGAAGTCGCGGGCACCGGGGACCGGTTCCGTCACTCGGTTCCGTGCCCGGGACATCACCGGCGACACGAGACAGCCCTGAAACCCCGGGAGCGCGATCCGGCCAGGAACCGTTTTCCCGGGCTGCTGCGGCGGGGATACAGTCCGGCCAGGGACCGCAGCACGGGACCAGGGGAGGGGTCGGCGTGTTCGAGATCGTGACGGTGGGGGCGCTCACCGCATTCTTCACCGCGGTGGGGAACGGTGCCGCGGGGGAGATGGGCAAGCAGGTGCTGGTGTCCACGGGTGCTCTGGTGAGACGGACCCTGGGGCGCGAGACGCCGGCTCCGGCCGGCCCGGTGGGGTGGGAGACGCTGGCGCGGGAACTGCACGCGCGGCTGAGCCGGGACCAGCAGCAGAACGACGAGTGGGCCCA comes from the Streptomyces angustmyceticus genome and includes:
- a CDS encoding DUF6531 domain-containing protein codes for the protein MSDWEDVFGFSDDPTPGDADMLGDLARQYRSVADNAGDALPLVSGLENNQVGEGKTMDKLRDKLGDLANQVRKLHSSYDQAAGALDTYVHSLRDQQRNADNALEKGREAKDRLESATDVVKAAGADISHLDGQKHPPDDKEARASTRRALDEAHSKQSSAQAQADDAQADLDAARMLAEDARQIREEDAAVAAGKLDDARDESVDGYSLWDKIKKTFSKALAIISAVLGVLAMLVPGLQGLGIALTIGAFVAGAASLGINMSIMAETGDWNIGEIVLDVVGLVAGGGALLKGVKGIGSALKNVKPNSVKSPNSRLTGRGVDKRTCATDPVDVASGEMLLQQTDLALPGVLPLAVSRTYLSSYRYGQFFGPSWASTLDERLEVNERGRVSWTREDGSILFYAGLPGAESGEREGVLPEEGPRLPLARAGTGTEDRATYRVADPHTGLVRTFADHPDDENGLYWLSGWHDRNGNEVTVERLEDGTPTTLLHSGGYRVDVRCIAGLITGLSVATPDGPVEVMSYEHDADGNLTHVVNSSGRPLLFGYDEQSRITSWTDRNASTYRYVHDDENRITETVGPDGCLSSQWSYDTVEHRTHYTDACGATTVYQLNDLYQVVGETDPLGHTTTSEWDRYDALLARTDALGHTTRFAYDRAHNPTVIELPDGSRSTATYNELNLPVSSTGHDGTTWHCAYDERGNPTAMTGPDGGTLRFTHDRAGAIATATDASGAAATYDNDAAGLPLSITDASGGTALLERDSFGRPTVLTDPLGAITRTVWTVEGRVAERTAIDGRTERLTWDGEGNCLTHTNPAGATTRFEYTHFDRLAARTDPDGARSTFVYDAELRPTRVTNPQGLTWDYTYDRVGRLIKEADFDNREIRYAHDALGRITSRTTPLGEEIGYTYNELGQLTSKDVAGVRTDYTYDAAGALLRAVSPTSTLTFERDITGNLLSETVDGRTTRYTYDFMGRRTSRTTPTGAYTELAYDQAGNRTSLTSDGHRMEFTHDLLGHELVRALGATASQVAMTTAWDMAGRPVAQGLTTPGGVVRAGTYAYRADNYVSAITDEVTGTSKEMELDRVGRPLTVTAEGWTESYAYDQAGNQTVANWPDKAPRTEARGSRTYTDTRLLSAGTVRYEYDDAGRMVLRQKRRLSKKPDTWRYEWDAEDHLVACVTPDGTRWHYTYDPMGRRTAKYRMAEDGVTAAEAVHFTWDETRLAEQTDGTTGVILTWDHDGHRPLTQLERKPGRQDEFDSRFFAVVTDLVGTPTELVDEQGTIAWRSRATLWGVTTRNRNAIAHTPLRFPGQYEDPETGLHYNYFRHYDPETARYTTPDPLGLKPALNHHTYVKNPLAWTDPLGLAPCTATYGPLTNGAGSSMKVKLGPNSNLAGKPPTIKPAWWPTGQGPTALWFQKQMVQGHLLNEHLGGPGHTLSNLTPLTKTGNLNHLNSIERTVKKEVAAGNTVEYEVIAHYGKVSGADLGATGQVAADIDRNYSSLIPEYLSCYATVYDKQGAHMYGEGWQVRNTK
- a CDS encoding WXG100 family type VII secretion target: MAGGNIQISPEEMREASTWLQNQKELMQQSLHEANTKMDEMVEAAYATPGSESKFRPYWEEYKNGTEKAIEGLQGVSEFIKQVADAFVDTDDQTSGSIG
- a CDS encoding MarR family winged helix-turn-helix transcriptional regulator, producing METPQEPRWLDDEEDQAWIALSSMLMRLPAALDAQLQRDAGLSHFEYQVMAGLSMVPERTLRMSELAAFVEGSLPRLSQVVGRLEKRGWVRRNPDPADGRYTVATLTDDGFDKVAATAPGHVETVRTCVFDALTQAQVRQLATIGRRVVGAIDPQHPLVTGTLDRLRPEK
- a CDS encoding DoxX family protein gives rise to the protein MVNVLLWVLAGVLAVAFLAAGAMKLSQPKQKLAASGMGWTEGVGAGTVKLIGGLEMLAALGLVLPPALGTAPVLAPLAALGLVLVMLGAMAVHARRSEAQMIAVNVVLLALAAVVAWGRFGPYAL